A window of Rufibacter sp. LB8 contains these coding sequences:
- a CDS encoding lamin tail domain-containing protein — protein sequence MRSLFLVIFLWMGVCGTAWAQLQESFSDGDFTQNPAWQGETSFFQVNAARQLQSNGPAVTGSTIHLSTANQLALGVQWEYYVQLALATSSGNYAEVHLISDMADLEGEGRGYFVRMGGTEDEVSLYRKDGGTATKIINGPDKSIDAADNRFWVRVTRTADNAWTLELDVTGTRQNYVLQGQITDSRYTSSVFAGVVFRYSQANAQRFFFDDFTIKDIGPPAISRVSVLNSREVEITFSEPVQEQQARTLANYRLNNQHAPVAVDWNSSQPQRIKLTYDIDFETGANHLLISRLVDADGNVAQNLTATFNFTPRAASGDVRITEVYADVNPLQDLPAAEFFELYNTSSKTLNLQGWTYRDATTSTGVFPAFLLKPNQYVIVCAAADTSLYKPYGQVVGLKTFPSLNDAGDDLHVYDDTGQLIDMVRFSSAWHASTAKREGGWSLELMDFTSSCKGGALWKSSENPRGGTPGQANSIQQTDQTPPAVMQATALGADRVVVRFSEPLDSAFSANANFFTFTQNLPVQQVTVRNPDFTEVELRLATPLRENERYTLTVKGVRDCAGNALATPQTMDVILPGAAAAEDVVINEILFNPRTGGVDFVELVNRSGKFLNLQNWKLANKESNAVANARILSPQALLLPPGGFLVLTTNPDLLFAHYPNGKRETFWAMASLPSFPDAAGTVVLLLPDNTVVDEVAYREEQHFKLLKNVEGISLERISVAGPSVESNFYSAASQVGATPGYANSQAREGQSGPAKLTLQPETFTPDHDGQEDVLLLQFNLPQSGFVGTVSIFDANGRLIRRLASNALLGTDTVLQWDGLTEAGAKAAIGYYLVLVELFDLQGRKEVLKKTAVVGGRF from the coding sequence ATGAGGAGCCTTTTTCTTGTAATCTTTCTATGGATGGGCGTCTGTGGCACCGCGTGGGCGCAACTGCAGGAATCATTTTCTGACGGTGATTTCACGCAGAATCCTGCCTGGCAAGGCGAAACGTCGTTCTTTCAGGTGAACGCCGCGCGCCAACTGCAGAGCAACGGACCGGCCGTCACGGGCTCCACCATCCATCTTTCTACCGCCAATCAGTTAGCCCTTGGGGTTCAGTGGGAATATTATGTTCAGTTAGCCTTGGCTACTTCATCCGGAAATTACGCCGAAGTGCATTTGATTTCTGACATGGCTGATTTGGAAGGAGAGGGCAGAGGCTACTTCGTGCGCATGGGAGGCACCGAGGACGAGGTGAGCCTTTACCGAAAAGACGGCGGCACCGCCACCAAGATCATCAATGGCCCAGACAAAAGCATAGACGCGGCAGACAACAGATTCTGGGTACGCGTGACCCGAACCGCAGACAATGCTTGGACCCTGGAACTGGACGTGACCGGCACCCGCCAAAACTACGTGCTCCAGGGCCAAATCACCGACAGCCGCTATACCAGTTCTGTCTTTGCCGGCGTAGTATTCCGGTATTCGCAGGCCAACGCCCAGCGCTTCTTTTTTGATGATTTCACCATAAAAGACATAGGCCCGCCTGCTATTTCACGCGTGTCAGTTCTCAATTCCAGGGAAGTGGAAATCACGTTTTCAGAGCCGGTGCAGGAACAGCAGGCCAGAACACTTGCCAATTACCGGCTCAACAACCAGCATGCGCCGGTAGCCGTGGACTGGAATTCGAGCCAACCTCAACGCATTAAGTTAACATATGATATAGACTTTGAGACAGGCGCGAATCACTTGTTGATTTCTCGCCTTGTAGACGCAGATGGAAACGTAGCGCAGAACCTGACAGCCACGTTCAATTTTACGCCCAGGGCAGCTTCGGGTGACGTGCGAATTACGGAGGTTTACGCCGATGTGAATCCGTTACAAGACCTACCCGCCGCTGAATTCTTTGAGCTCTACAACACCAGCAGCAAAACCCTGAATTTGCAGGGCTGGACCTACAGAGATGCCACCACGTCTACCGGTGTTTTCCCGGCTTTTTTACTTAAACCTAACCAATACGTGATTGTCTGCGCAGCGGCAGATACCAGTCTGTATAAGCCATACGGGCAAGTGGTGGGTCTGAAAACGTTCCCGTCTCTGAATGATGCCGGCGATGACCTGCACGTGTATGATGACACCGGCCAATTGATTGACATGGTACGGTTTTCTTCTGCCTGGCATGCCAGCACCGCCAAACGCGAGGGCGGTTGGAGCTTGGAATTAATGGATTTTACGTCTTCTTGCAAGGGCGGCGCGCTTTGGAAATCTTCTGAAAACCCGCGTGGCGGCACGCCCGGCCAAGCCAATTCCATTCAACAGACAGACCAAACGCCTCCGGCAGTCATGCAAGCCACGGCCCTTGGCGCAGACCGGGTGGTGGTCCGGTTTTCTGAGCCCCTGGATAGTGCTTTTTCGGCGAACGCCAATTTTTTTACCTTCACGCAGAACCTGCCGGTGCAGCAAGTGACTGTCAGAAACCCAGATTTCACCGAGGTGGAACTCCGGCTGGCCACGCCCCTGCGGGAGAATGAACGCTACACGCTCACCGTCAAGGGCGTGCGGGACTGCGCCGGGAACGCGTTGGCCACGCCACAAACCATGGACGTGATTTTACCGGGCGCAGCGGCAGCGGAAGATGTGGTGATCAATGAAATTCTTTTCAACCCCAGAACCGGCGGCGTGGACTTTGTGGAACTGGTGAACCGTTCTGGCAAATTCCTGAACCTGCAGAACTGGAAACTGGCCAACAAGGAAAGCAATGCGGTCGCGAATGCACGGATTCTCAGCCCGCAGGCGCTGCTCTTGCCGCCGGGTGGTTTTCTGGTTTTGACCACCAACCCAGATTTGCTGTTCGCGCACTACCCAAATGGCAAGCGGGAAACGTTTTGGGCCATGGCCTCCCTGCCCAGCTTTCCAGATGCGGCCGGAACAGTGGTTTTGTTGCTGCCAGATAATACGGTGGTAGATGAGGTGGCCTACCGCGAAGAGCAACATTTCAAGCTGCTGAAAAACGTGGAAGGCATCTCGCTGGAGCGGATTTCTGTGGCGGGACCTTCTGTGGAAAGCAATTTTTATTCGGCGGCATCACAGGTAGGCGCCACGCCGGGCTACGCCAACTCACAGGCCCGTGAGGGGCAAAGCGGCCCAGCCAAACTCACCCTGCAACCAGAGACCTTTACCCCTGACCATGACGGGCAAGAAGACGTGCTGCTGCTTCAGTTTAATTTGCCACAGTCGGGTTTTGTGGGAACCGTTTCCATCTTTGACGCCAATGGCAGATTGATCCGGCGTCTGGCCAGCAACGCCTTATTGGGTACCGACACGGTGTTGCAGTGGGACGGTCTTACAGAGGCGGGCGCCAAAGCGGCCATTGGCTATTACTTGGTGCTGGTGGAACTCTTTGATTTGCAAGGCCGCAAGGAAGTCTTGAAGAAAACTGCCGTGGTAGGAGGTCGTTTTTAG
- a CDS encoding TSUP family transporter, with product MEILYLCLFAFLAGLIDSVVGGGGLIQLPALLVFLPQVALPTLFGTGKLAGIAGTSVSMWRYARNVEINWRALLPAAATAFVFSFLGARALSHFNADLLKPLILVLLVSVAIYTFFRKDFGAIHAPRLPQSREIWYGMLVGLVIGFYDGFFGPGTGSFLIFIFVGVFGFNFLAASASAKVVNVATNLSALLYFGYKGHILYHIGIPMAISSVLGSMVGTRIALAKGSGFVRKLFLVVVTGIICKFAYDTFLK from the coding sequence GTGGAGATTCTCTATTTATGCCTGTTCGCTTTTCTGGCGGGCCTCATTGATTCAGTGGTGGGCGGGGGCGGCCTCATTCAGTTGCCGGCGCTGTTGGTTTTTCTGCCGCAGGTGGCGCTTCCCACGCTCTTCGGGACCGGGAAGTTGGCGGGCATAGCGGGTACCTCCGTGTCTATGTGGCGGTATGCGCGCAACGTGGAGATCAACTGGCGGGCCTTGTTGCCGGCAGCGGCCACGGCGTTTGTATTCTCCTTTCTGGGCGCGCGGGCGCTAAGCCATTTCAACGCTGATTTGCTCAAGCCGCTAATTCTGGTGCTGTTGGTTTCGGTGGCCATTTACACGTTTTTCAGGAAAGACTTCGGGGCTATCCACGCGCCCCGCTTGCCGCAGAGCCGCGAAATCTGGTACGGTATGCTGGTGGGCCTGGTCATTGGGTTTTATGACGGATTCTTTGGGCCGGGCACGGGCAGTTTTCTCATTTTCATCTTTGTAGGCGTGTTTGGGTTTAACTTTCTGGCGGCTTCGGCCTCTGCCAAAGTGGTGAATGTGGCCACCAATTTATCGGCGCTGTTATATTTTGGGTACAAGGGCCACATTCTGTACCACATTGGCATTCCTATGGCCATCAGCAGCGTGCTGGGTTCTATGGTGGGCACCAGAATTGCGTTGGCCAAGGGCTCAGGCTTTGTCCGGAAGCTGTTTCTGGTGGTGGTCACGGGCATTATCTGCAAGTTTGCCTATGACACTTTTCTGAAATAG
- a CDS encoding DUF6588 family protein produces the protein MKNSLRNMAKWALPALGLFLMSSGAQAQDEVGEFIRAGRSDANKLIQAYAEPVGKSLGHSLNGGWFNSGKAMGLGRFDIRVFGSVTFAPKDAKTFDLAGLGLQQVRDANGNKFAGRSVLTPTIFGEDKDGPGLTVYARNPVTNQEERISSFNAPPGTGVDFMPFPVAQLSVGLIKDTEVAVRFVPEIKMDDFEISLWGVGVKHGIKQWIPVVASIPGFDITVFGGYTNLKSAYRGIDVGLADEDQAFASAQQRSAGYYDGQAIELTTKAWTVSLVASKTFSVITGYAGPKYSNVQTDLAAIGKYPVTAYKTTAPFRYVEDVDTPVNISMKDSQFGLTAGLRLKLLFFSMYGEYTLAKYPTATAGIGLGWN, from the coding sequence ATGAAGAATTCTTTACGCAACATGGCCAAGTGGGCTTTACCGGCGCTAGGCTTATTTCTGATGAGCTCAGGTGCGCAGGCCCAGGATGAGGTGGGGGAATTTATACGGGCCGGTAGAAGCGATGCCAATAAATTGATTCAGGCCTATGCAGAACCGGTAGGAAAATCGTTGGGCCATAGCCTGAACGGCGGTTGGTTTAACTCGGGCAAAGCCATGGGGTTGGGTAGGTTTGATATTCGGGTGTTTGGGTCTGTCACGTTCGCTCCAAAAGACGCCAAGACCTTTGACCTGGCTGGTTTGGGGCTGCAGCAGGTACGCGACGCCAACGGTAACAAATTTGCGGGCAGATCTGTTTTAACGCCCACCATTTTTGGCGAGGACAAAGACGGGCCCGGCCTTACAGTATATGCCAGAAACCCGGTGACCAACCAAGAAGAAAGAATTTCCAGCTTCAATGCACCTCCGGGCACGGGCGTGGACTTTATGCCGTTCCCAGTGGCGCAGTTGAGCGTTGGGCTTATCAAAGACACCGAGGTGGCCGTGCGGTTTGTGCCGGAAATCAAGATGGATGATTTTGAGATTAGTCTCTGGGGAGTAGGCGTGAAGCACGGCATCAAACAATGGATTCCGGTGGTGGCCTCTATTCCTGGGTTTGATATCACCGTTTTTGGCGGGTACACTAACTTAAAAAGTGCTTACAGAGGCATTGACGTAGGGTTGGCAGATGAAGACCAGGCCTTTGCCTCTGCCCAGCAACGCAGCGCCGGGTATTATGACGGGCAAGCCATAGAACTCACCACCAAAGCCTGGACCGTAAGTTTGGTAGCTTCCAAAACCTTCAGTGTGATTACCGGCTACGCAGGTCCCAAATACAGCAACGTACAGACAGACTTGGCCGCCATTGGCAAATACCCGGTGACCGCCTATAAAACTACGGCGCCTTTCAGATACGTGGAAGACGTGGACACGCCCGTAAATATCAGTATGAAAGACAGCCAATTTGGGTTGACAGCCGGTCTGCGCCTGAAGCTTTTGTTCTTCTCCATGTACGGTGAGTACACGTTGGCTAAATATCCTACCGCTACCGCTGGCATTGGCTTGGGTTGGAATTAA
- a CDS encoding SusC/RagA family TonB-linked outer membrane protein yields the protein MKKALLFSFVLMLTLVGRVWAQERTVTGRVTDAQTGEGMPGVTVQLKGTSTASPTDVNGNYSIAVPSGSGTLVFSFIGYRNQEASIGSQSTINIRMALDSEILNEVVVTAMGIQRDKKDLGYSVGTVSAEDLTIGRPTNVVNALSGKVAGVRTSSGSGMVGASAGIFIRGNTTFTGSNQPLFVVDGVPIDNGGGTNALQNGVANSNRAIDLNQDDIESINILKGPAAAALYGSRAASGAVIITTKKGKAGQKTRVEYNTSYNLVEVNRFPDWQNEYAQGNNGVFNPRGNLSWGPRIAGQLETNYLGVQEPLTAYPDNIKDIFKTGNNFQNTIALSGGGETATYRLSYGNTKENGVLDNNELQRHNFTFNGSADITPKLHSGVSVQYINSTSKRSQQGNQLSNPFFRGWFIPRNINLTGNPFEDAEGNSVYFDAVDNPYWTIKNNTYDDEVNRVIGNVNFSYDILPWLTANYRIGVDTYNQVEQGYDQIGAIGGSINAGGTGGLYDRSYTNTNINSNFILAGQHKFGTDFTLGYNLGNEIISGSWNDINTLGYSLGIRDLRNISNAAEQFGQNSRSQGRLVGFFGDVTIGYKSFVTLNVTGRNDHSSTFGESENSYFYPSAALSFVLTEAFPVLKNNVVEFAKVKGNYAKVGKEAPRYSTNTYFLQPAPADGFGPAISFPYNGLGGRTLDDASGDPNLRPEFTTSKEVGLEMQFFKNRLGFEFNLYETKSEDLIFAVPIASSSGFSSQVKNAGSLRNRGIELMVNVSPIKSADFTWDLTFNFNKNKSEVLALAEGVPNIFLAGFTTPNIRLEAGQPYGVMYGTVFNRNASGQLLINPTTGLPSVSPITAKIGDTNPDWTGGVINNFNFKGINLNFVVDVRKGGDVYSRNNGDLRRSGALMESTKFNRFNSDGTLATPYVYDGVYADGTRNTKAITTQQYFQSLHTAGESYVYDATWVRLREASLSYGLPANLLQKTPFGRIEVGLNGRNLLLWAPNFPNLDPENNTLGVSNAQGFEFNGLPQTRSYGAFLRITL from the coding sequence ATGAAGAAAGCTTTACTATTTAGCTTCGTTCTAATGTTGACACTTGTGGGACGAGTGTGGGCACAGGAACGGACGGTTACCGGAAGGGTGACTGATGCACAGACAGGCGAGGGAATGCCTGGTGTGACAGTTCAACTCAAGGGAACCAGCACTGCATCCCCCACAGATGTGAACGGTAATTATTCTATTGCGGTGCCTTCTGGCAGCGGTACGTTGGTGTTCTCTTTCATTGGGTACAGAAACCAAGAGGCTTCTATTGGCTCACAGTCTACCATCAATATTAGAATGGCACTTGATTCTGAAATCTTGAATGAAGTGGTGGTAACGGCCATGGGTATTCAGCGGGACAAAAAAGATCTGGGTTACTCAGTAGGTACCGTAAGCGCTGAAGACCTCACCATTGGTAGACCCACCAACGTGGTAAACGCCCTTTCTGGTAAAGTGGCGGGTGTAAGAACTTCTAGTGGTAGCGGTATGGTAGGTGCCTCCGCAGGTATCTTTATCAGGGGCAACACTACTTTCACGGGTAGCAACCAGCCACTGTTTGTAGTGGATGGCGTTCCTATTGACAATGGTGGTGGTACAAATGCCCTGCAAAACGGGGTGGCTAACTCTAACCGCGCCATTGACCTTAACCAAGATGACATTGAGTCTATCAACATTTTGAAAGGACCAGCCGCCGCTGCACTATATGGTTCACGCGCCGCTTCTGGCGCGGTGATTATCACTACCAAAAAAGGCAAGGCAGGTCAGAAAACCAGAGTGGAGTACAATACCTCTTACAACTTAGTTGAGGTGAACAGATTCCCAGATTGGCAAAATGAATATGCTCAAGGAAATAATGGTGTCTTTAACCCACGTGGTAACTTGTCCTGGGGTCCAAGAATCGCCGGTCAACTTGAAACCAATTATTTAGGAGTACAAGAACCCCTTACGGCCTACCCAGATAACATTAAAGATATCTTTAAAACGGGCAACAATTTCCAAAACACTATTGCCTTGAGCGGTGGCGGCGAAACTGCTACTTATCGTTTATCTTATGGTAACACCAAAGAAAATGGTGTTCTTGATAATAATGAGTTGCAAAGACACAACTTTACCTTTAATGGATCTGCAGACATTACCCCTAAACTTCATTCAGGTGTAAGTGTGCAGTACATTAATTCCACCTCAAAGCGTTCTCAGCAAGGAAACCAATTGTCTAATCCTTTCTTTAGAGGTTGGTTTATTCCACGCAACATTAATCTAACTGGTAATCCATTTGAAGATGCAGAAGGAAATTCAGTTTATTTTGATGCGGTAGATAACCCTTACTGGACCATCAAAAACAATACGTATGATGATGAGGTGAACCGTGTCATTGGTAACGTAAACTTCAGCTATGACATTCTTCCTTGGTTAACTGCCAATTACAGAATTGGTGTGGATACGTACAACCAAGTAGAGCAGGGGTATGACCAAATTGGAGCCATTGGTGGTAGCATCAACGCCGGAGGAACTGGTGGTCTCTATGACAGAAGCTATACCAACACCAACATCAACTCCAACTTCATATTGGCAGGCCAACACAAATTTGGCACTGATTTCACCTTAGGGTATAACTTGGGTAATGAAATAATTTCAGGAAGCTGGAATGATATCAATACCCTTGGTTACTCTTTAGGAATCAGAGACCTGCGGAACATCTCTAACGCTGCAGAGCAATTTGGTCAGAATTCAAGATCCCAAGGCCGGTTAGTTGGCTTCTTTGGAGATGTGACTATTGGCTACAAAAGCTTTGTAACTTTAAACGTAACTGGTAGAAATGATCACTCTTCTACTTTTGGTGAGTCTGAAAACTCTTATTTCTATCCTTCTGCTGCGCTTAGCTTTGTCCTTACAGAAGCTTTCCCGGTCTTGAAGAATAATGTTGTGGAGTTTGCGAAGGTAAAAGGTAACTATGCCAAAGTAGGAAAAGAGGCCCCAAGGTATTCAACCAATACTTATTTCTTGCAGCCTGCCCCGGCAGACGGTTTTGGCCCTGCCATTAGTTTTCCTTATAACGGACTTGGCGGTAGAACTTTAGATGACGCTTCAGGAGATCCTAACCTAAGACCAGAGTTTACTACTTCAAAAGAAGTTGGTCTTGAAATGCAATTCTTTAAAAACAGACTTGGGTTTGAATTCAACCTGTATGAAACCAAATCTGAAGACTTGATCTTTGCCGTTCCAATCGCTTCTTCTTCCGGGTTCTCTTCCCAAGTTAAAAATGCCGGTTCTTTAAGAAACAGAGGTATTGAGTTAATGGTGAATGTATCTCCTATTAAATCAGCTGATTTTACCTGGGATTTGACGTTCAACTTCAATAAGAACAAATCTGAAGTGTTAGCCTTGGCAGAAGGTGTTCCAAACATCTTTTTGGCAGGGTTTACCACTCCAAACATTCGGTTAGAGGCTGGCCAGCCTTATGGTGTCATGTATGGAACTGTATTTAACAGAAACGCATCAGGTCAATTGTTAATTAACCCAACAACTGGTTTGCCTTCTGTTAGCCCTATTACAGCAAAGATTGGTGATACCAACCCAGATTGGACAGGTGGTGTGATCAACAACTTCAATTTCAAAGGAATTAATTTGAATTTTGTGGTTGATGTTAGAAAAGGCGGAGATGTTTACTCTAGAAATAACGGTGACTTGAGAAGAAGTGGTGCCCTTATGGAATCTACAAAGTTTAACAGGTTTAACTCAGACGGAACGTTAGCAACTCCTTACGTGTATGATGGTGTATATGCTGATGGTACTAGAAACACAAAAGCAATCACCACGCAGCAATACTTTCAATCTCTCCATACGGCAGGTGAAAGTTATGTGTATGATGCCACTTGGGTGCGTTTGAGAGAAGCTTCCTTAAGCTATGGGTTGCCTGCTAATCTGCTTCAGAAAACGCCATTCGGCCGAATTGAAGTTGGTTTAAATGGAAGAAACCTTCTTTTGTGGGCTCCTAACTTCCCAAATTTAGATCCTGAGAATAACACATTAGGTGTTAGCAACGCGCAAGGATTTGAGTTCAATGGTCTTCCACAGACTAGATCATACGGGGCATTTTTAAGAATTACCTTATAA